The Clostridioides difficile genome has a segment encoding these proteins:
- a CDS encoding DUF3795 domain-containing protein: MKMPNKIENIMLAPCGMNCKVCYKHCYSKKACQGCYVSDLGKPEHCRKCKIKECAKTENITYCFECEKFPCKLVKNLEKSYNKRYKESLIKNSLLAKEYGINTLMEEELKKWTCIYCGGIISLHDSECSECHAKKESK; the protein is encoded by the coding sequence ATGAAAATGCCCAATAAGATTGAAAATATTATGCTTGCTCCTTGTGGTATGAATTGTAAAGTATGTTATAAACACTGCTATTCAAAGAAAGCTTGTCAGGGATGCTATGTAAGTGATTTGGGGAAACCAGAACATTGCAGAAAGTGTAAGATAAAAGAGTGTGCAAAGACAGAAAATATTACATATTGTTTTGAGTGCGAAAAATTTCCATGTAAATTAGTTAAAAACTTGGAAAAGAGTTACAATAAAAGATACAAAGAAAGCCTTATAAAAAATAGCCTTTTAGCTAAAGAGTATGGAATAAACACTTTGATGGAAGAAGAATTAAAAAAATGGACTTGTATTTATTGTGGTGGCATTATTTCTTTACATGACTCTGAATGTTCTGAGTGTCATGCTAAAAAGGAATCAAAATAA